From the genome of Rana temporaria chromosome 8, aRanTem1.1, whole genome shotgun sequence:
gtgtaagtgacttacaccgtcggatcttaggctgcaattccaggccggccgctaggtggcgcttcggtattattacgtgaggaatatgcaaatgcggatttacgccgattcagaaacgaacgaccggccggcgctttttttttacgttgtttgcgttcggctttttccggcgtatagttacccctgctatatgaggggtagctaatgttaattatggccgtcgttcccgcgctgagttttgaaatttttacgtagtttgcgtaagtcgttagcgaatacggctggacggaatttacgttcacgacgaaagcatgatgatttgccgacatcatttggagcatgcgcactgggattcattcgcggccagcgcatgcgcagtttgttcggcgcggggacgcgcgtcatttaaatgatacacgccccctacccgccaaatttgaattccgccgagtggatttacgctacgccgccgcaactttacaggcaagtgctttgtgaatacagcacttgcctgaaaaatttgtggcggcgtaacgtaaatgagttacgttacgccagcagaagatctgctgatctttctgaatttggcccatgaactttaatggcatcccaatcttagtccgtagggttcaatattgagttggccccgccctttgtacctataacagcttcaactcttctgggaaggccgtccacaaggtttaggagtgtatctatgggaatgtttgaccattcttccagaagagcatttgtgaggtcagtctgcgctctaaagcctcgtacacacgatcggattttccgacaacaaatgtgtgatggcagggttttgtcggataatccgaccatttgtatactccatcggacaattgttgtcggattttccaacaacaaatgttttatagcatgctttaaaactgtccgaaaacaaatgtgtgatgtcgaaTTATCCGAATTgtttgtacacaagtccgtcggaaaaaaatccaaagtaacaaacacgcatgctctgaaccaatgctaaccatagcacaacagtagcagaagttgcccaaagggtggcgctaaagagctgaaaaaacacatagttttgtgtatgttggctgaaaaagttctgccgtctgtatgtataccaagttcacggtcaacacccttcgcacaaaattccacggatttgtccgatggaaatccaatcGTGTTTATGAGGCTtgattaatcccaaaggtgttctatagggtctggtgcgcagtcatgctggaacaggaaggggccatccccaaactgttcccacaaagttgggagcatgaaattgtccaaaatttcaCTTTTTTGCAATAAAAGAAAATTACATAATCAAAAGATcactgtccaaaatgtcttggtatgctgactcctTAACTTCACTGGAACGAAGGAGAcaagcccaactcctgaaaaacaaccccacaccataatcctccctccaccaaatgatttggaccagtgcacaaaacaaggtccataaagacatgaatgagcgagtttggggtggaggaacttgactgaccttcaAAGAgatctgacctcaacccgatagaataccGTTGagataaattagagtggagactgctagccaggccttctcatccaacatcagttgcctgacctcacaaatgcgcttctggaagaatggtcaaacattcccacgctcggttttctcggccagaaacagcaagaaaactgctggccgagctttcttgcagagtaaactgtgcgtgtgtacgaggctttgaggtttctcattgagaaaactgcccagaatctagacgagaaaaattgagaacctgctctctattttctcgccgtGATTCCCGAGAAACCtgagctcgaaatgactttgatgcatgcgtggtagcttccaaggcaaaGGTAGggcgaagcaagatggcggcgatggcatcgaatgtgacgagcgcaagcTCGTcttagtcaatgacgtcactgtGTCATCGActacggcggttcttttgaatcgtacgcgtgtacactcggccggcaagaaaaccaatggttgtgttgttgATAATAATGGTgaagtcatgggggggggggggggggagggaggaaatataacaagctcagttttagaaagtttGAGTtttaggaagtggtgtgacatccatactgatatgtcattcagtaagtttgagatccgtgaggagatcgagggggtgagttgagAAAAGGAGAGCTATATCTGTGTGTCGtcggcatagaggtggtattggaagccatgagaGGTTATCAACTGGTCTAGGGAAGAGGTATAGAGTGAGAATAGGAGGGGCCCAAGGACGgtgccttggggtaccccaacagaaaaaggaagaggagcggaggagaCAAAGTTGTAAGTGCCACTGAAAGTGCGCTGAGATAGGTAGGAGGGAGGAGAAccactaggatgccattaaagttcatgtgcatgtaaaggcaggcgtgccaatacttttggtaatatagtgtataaaggGTAGAAGAGACCATCAGAGAATGGCCAGAGAAGACGTTCAGAGGATGGCCAGAGAAGACCTTCAGAGGATGACCAGAGAAGACCTTCAGAGGATGACCAGAGACGACCTTTAGAGGATGACCAGAGAAGACCTACAGAGGATGACCAGAGAAGACCTTCAGAGGATGACCAGAGAAGACCTTCAGAGGATGACCAGAGAAGACCTTCAGAGGATGACCAGAGAAGACCTTCAGAGGATGACCAGAGAAGACCTTCAGAGGATGACTAGAGGAGACCTTTAGAGGATGGGGAATAGATGATCCGCCCTCTGgttgttgctctttaaaaaatctttgtttttattaacaagccacagtgaacaaacgcaaatgagaacagttgacgtgtttcagactataaggccttagtcataacccaaTGACCAGAGAAGACCTTCAGAGGATGACCAGAGGACGACATCAGAGGATGTTGTTACAGAAATTCTAAGCAATGATTGATGTGATGTTCGGTATGATCAGGGGGTTTTCTTACCCAACCCAAAATGAGAAGATTGCCAGTACCAGGTTCCTGAAACCAAGCCGCCTTCGGACGGCGAGGGGGAATTTTCCATTACAGGTCGTCACGTCTCAAGAGCTTTCAATATTTCACCTAAAGTTGATATTCCTATCCACCTCCCTCCCTTGGAGAATCTGAGGCCTATGTCTCGGTGTTCGAATCTTGTGAGCTCCCGCAAATCTAACCCTGGTATGTACATTACTAATGAGGACGCTTACCAGTGTGACTTTTCTGGTGTATAACAAGCCCAGCTCTTTGAatgaaacttttcccgcactccgaacatgaataaggacgctcacccgtgtgacgtCTATGGTGCTCAACGAGGTTTACTTTGtgaatgaaacatttcccgcacaccgaacacgaataaggacgctcacctgtgtgactcCTCTGGTGTGTAAGAAGTGTCTTTTTCAGAATGAAACGTTTCCCGCACACTGAGCACGGATAAGGACGCTCGcccgtgtgacttctctggtggtTAATAAGATCTCCTTTGACAGTGAAAGAATTCCCGCACTCCGAACATGGAAACGGACGCTCGCCcgtgtgacttctcaggtgcttAGTAAGATTCCCTTTTTGGCTAAAGCGTTTCCCGCACTCTGGACACGggaaaggacgctcacctgtatGAATTCTCTGGTGCGCTACAAGTCCACCTTTGTGAAGGAAACATTTGCCGCACTCGGAACATGAATAAGGAAGGTCACCAGTGTGATTTTTCTGGTGTAGAAAAAGGCCTCCTTTATCAGCGAAACTCTTCCCGCACATTGAACATGGATATGGACGCTCGCCCGTGTGTTTCCTCTCATGCAACAGGAGGTTTCCTTTCTGAGCGAAACGCTTCCCGCACGTGGAACACGAAAAAGGACGCTCACCGGTGTGACTTCTCTCGTGTCTATCAAGGCCAGTTTTCTGAGTAAAGCTTTTCCCACACTCTGagcatgaaaaaggacgctcacccgtgtgatgTCTCTGGTGTCTAAGAAGGTTGCTTTTCAAagcgaaacacttcccgcacaccGAACAGGAAAAGGGGCGCTCACCCGTGTGACTTCTCTCGTGTccgtgaagattttttttatcggtgaaacatttcccgcactgtcCACATGTGAAAGGACGCTCACCCTTGTGACGCCTCTGGTGTCTAACAAGGTATCTTTTCTCAGTGAAGCTTTTACCGCATTCTGAGCATGAGAATGGACTTTCACTCTTGTGACTTTTCTGGTGTCTAATAAGGTATCTTTTCTCAGTGAAACTTCTACTGCACTCCGAGCACGAGAAAGGACGCTCGCTTTTGTGACTCCTCTGGTGTATAAGAAGGTCTTTGTTtttagtgaaagatttcccgcacactGAACAGGACAACGAACGCTCTTCTGTGTGAACTCCTTCATTACTTATGGATGTCTTGGAATTAGATGGACCTCTTGACCTAACATTTCTAGGAGTCTCTAGCTGTATTTCTGGAGGAATAGTTTGTGATTGGTCAGAGGATTCCTCGGGATTAGAGACATCTATTGACTGATCTAAATGGTGAGGTCTTTGATGTCTATTATCAGTAATGGGATTTACTTCTGGAGAAGGCTCTGTGAGGCCATTATCTTCTACAGTATAACTCGGAGGTAAAGTAAGTCCTTCAGAGGTATTCCTGTTCTGTGCAGAGAGGTCATCTGTTGAAAAGTAATTtataaaaacatgttaaaaatattttttttcctacatttaggagtcatatactgtatgttggcACCTCAGGTCTAAGAAACATACTGTAGAACAGAGATGGACCATATGGTGTACAACATCTCCACCTCATTTCTTGGGAACAGACAGGGCATGAAACATTACTGCAGATTCATTAcaattatattgaggaatggagatgggacctttcatatggtgtacagaagctcctcctcatttgttgggaacatgacgttatattgaggaacggAGATGGACCCTTTATATGGAACATTTAGCTGTGGAgtagatacatcgatgatgttgTTATGGTCATCCTCTAAGTCTCCTCAATTGTTTTCCTTACTGAACGCATTTGTTggaaacatgacattatattggggaatggagatggacctttcatatggtgtacagtgtctcctcctcatttgttgggaacatgacgttatattgaggaatggaggtgGACCTTTCATattgtgtacagtatctcctcctcatttgttgggaacatgacattatattgaggaatggagatggacctttcatatggtgtacagtatctcctcctcatttgttgggaacatgacgttatattgaggaatggagatggacctttcatatggtgtacagtatctcctcctcatttgttgggaacatttaGGATTTATTACAAATAATAGATTGCACTTACAAGAAGCGAAGATAAAAAACATCCATAAAAGATTTACCGGCTGGCTTGCAGACACCCGTCCGCTCACAAGGTACACCGCAATGACGTCAGCACATCAACCTCCCAACGTACGTTTCGTCACAGAATGACGTCTCCTCGTCATTTGTTGGGAagatgacgttatattgaggaatggagatggatctttcatatggtgtacagtatctcctcctcatttgttgggaacatgacgttatattgaggaatggagatagacctttcatatggtgtacagtatctcctcctcatttgttgggaacatgacattatattgaggaatggagatagacctttcatatggtgtacagtgtcTCAACGTTATCTGTTCGTAACAATGTAACACTGCAGAATGAAGATGGAATTTACATACCACATCCAGACCATTGAGGTAAACATAAAGAATACTTTTTTCTGATGATAATTGGAAGTTTGTATATTATACAATTGTTGTGGACACTGGGTAGTGGGGTAGGTATATTGATGATGTTTTTACATTGTCAGTACTTAAGGGTTATCTATCTTTGTCAAAGTAAAGGATGTGAAGTTTTCCCGTGTTAAACAAGGGCAGCACAGACTGTGTGTGATTGAAGGAAAGTGGAACCTAATACAGAGAGGATTATTTcctgtaagagctgtgaaaattcggattttttatttttctgattttctttttttttttatcgggaaTCAATAAATTTATCTGTTGGAAAATTGAGCCAAGCTTTATATGGGGTTTTTGGCCTTACTTTGGGCCAACAGATTTTCTAAGAGCGAAGCTTGCCCCTAAGGTTTATGACTTACTTATGTCCATATGTAGAGAAGATTCCTCCtgtttacttttctttttctttttcctttcagcCTTTTTCATAGACTTCTGAGCTCCCTTCACCAAtgtctcttcttcctctttaatgtCTTTTTGTTTCACACCCTAAACCCCCAAAAATGAtataatacattttcaaaaagCAACAATAGAGATTTACATAAAAGACAGTCATCTCATCCTTTAAATGATTTATGAGCCTCGTCCTCCAGTTATACCTACCTGATGACAGTGAGGGGTGGTGTGACCTTCCGGTGTGGAATACAGAGGAtgaggacatctctctggtgggttcccattactggatccatctgtaggaaacacacacactgactgaatacattgtttctatgtgttgatcagatgatgggggatctaggtgaaccctccgtactgctctctcctttacaataaagtctcctcttacccggtgatgtgaggggcggctgattgtccatcatgaagtccttgtagagatcattgtgtccttctaaatactcccactcctccatggagaaatagacagtgacatcctgacaccttatagtaacctgacacacacaatgatacagtcaccatccagacacatcccttgtctgttactggataatgtcccagaattcccggcaccgctcacctctcctgtcagcagctcagtGATCTTGTtgatgacttctagaatcttcttggcATTGCTAACCTCTGTTGTCAGGCAGTGaggtggaggcactgtgatgtgtGATGTTCCATGAAGACATTTGCTGGGTGTTAACGGATCACCAGATATTTTCTTCATAACTTTACAATCCTGAGAGAGAAAAAGTAACAATTATTGCTACAGACTTCCAAGAATCCTCCTTAAAattgttgtaaacccttacagaccactttaacctacaggtaagcctagattaaggcttacctgtaagtgcaacaaatatcccctaaacctgcatggtttaggagatatttgcaaaagaaagtcaccgatgtctatggcgcatgcgctgtagataGCGGcacgcaggcgcactgagtgtaAGTGATGAAATCGCGAGTGGCGGCACACacgtgcatgcacgggagtgacgtcacgtgactccggacagtcacagaACCGGAGTTTGCGGCCCctggaagaagaggggtgaagatggacgctcaCTACTAGCGAGGAAAtcagggacatcgcaggcttctcctgcaggtaagtgacacataatgggctactatgaaatgcatagtagcccattatgctttacctttgcagggaaacaaagagaaaGTAACACCCAtcaaggtttacttcctctttaatgcatagatgtggttttgggtttagttacaaaaataagagtgatgtcatgtgatctcccagaatccccctcacctctccgatcagctctgtgttttattaatagagataagagtaatgtcatgtgacctcccagaatcctcctcacctctccggtcaggtctgttttattaatagagataagagtgatgtcatgtgacctcccagaatcctcctcacctctccggtcaggtctgtgttttattattagagataagagtgatgtcatgtgacctcccagaatcctcctcacctctccggtcaggtctgtgttttattaatagagataagagccaTGTCAtgcgacctcccagaatcctcctcacctctccggtcaggtctgtgttttattaatagagataagagccaTGTCAtgcgacctcccagaatcctcctcacctctccggtcaggtctgtgttttattaatagagataagagtgatgtcatgtgacctcccagaatcctcctcacctctccggtcagcaggtagatgatctccagggtgaggtttaatatcctctcagtcatgtgactttggtcTTTACCCATCCTCATTGATGTGGCCATTGGATCTGTTCTGCACCCTCCTTTCTGTGGATAAATAATACATTGAGAATTATCTGAAGCATAAGTCTTCATAACGTTCGATGTTTTAATAGTGGTAACATTAACTAATAAAGCTGAACTTCcaggaaaacaaaaaacccttgcagtggggctcccCTTTTCGCAGCACCACAAGGGGTAAATGATAATTTAAGGTATCAGTAAAAAGGACATTTCCTCAGATAATACGGCTCTGAATATACAATTGCATAGtaggctctatatttaggatgtatctattctataaaccagaggctctggatggacagttggataaatggttctatatttaggatgtatctggtctataaaccagaggctctggatggacatttggataaatggctctatatttaggatgtatctggtctataaaccagaggctctggattgacagttggataaatggctctatatttaggatgtatctattctataaaccagaggctctggatggacagttggataaatggttctatatttaggatgtatccagtctataaaccagaggctctggatggacagttggataaatggctctatatttaggatgtatctggtctataaaccagaggctctggatggacagttggatacatAGTTATATATTTAGGATGAATCtgatctataaaccagaggctctggatggaaagTTGGAtacatggctctatatttaggatgtatctgttttataaaccagaggctcaggatgtatctggtctataaaccagaggctctggatggacagttggataaatggctctatatttaggatgtatctggtctataaatcaGAGGCTCTGGattgacagttggataaatggctctatatttaggatgtatctggtctattaCAATATAAACAttgctatacagtatatacacataaaatatcttattacctcctctgctgccagtctCAGTAATGTCTCctttctacttcctcccgactcacctttcacccggaacttcctgtctgttttTTCATTACTTCCTGTTTTTACCTCAGATCATTTCCTTTCTCTGCGTTCCATTGACAATACATAGAATCGCCTGTTGTAGAGAATATAAAATCTGTAGCCTAACACATTCTTCGTTCTTTTGTCTATTAcactctgggaaaataaaaaacaatgtaacatataaaaaaattatttattaaattattaagAATTTAGCAAATTGTAATAATTAAAAACACAAATTGAAGTCGAATATTAAATTTAACCGGAATTTTACCCCCTGACAATTAGTcacgtgacgctgtacccaaaccaatTTTATATATTGATAGAGCTTTCCTATAAtcactattgtttttgtttttttaattgaataaaaATGTCAGAACAATACAAACACCCCTTAAATGACccgtttttggaaagtagacacctcaAGGTGTCTCCTTATCAACTTTATATTATTCATCTTCTGCCCCTTCCTCTAACCGAGTTGgaagttttttctttttggaggggagaatacatttttttgggaccCCTCTCCCTGCAGCTTTCTAATTTCTCGCAAGAATTACGTGTTCAGTGCCCGCCGGCTCCTGGGATACCCAaatcacaggtcccaggaggtTTTGGGGTATTCTATGGTGCCTGACTCATGTCGTTGGATAGCCTGGCTGCTAGTCATGTTTTTTTCGGCCGCCTCCTCCCTTCCCGATGATGTGGCATCACATGACCCTGCACAACCCAGAAGAGACAGCCGGCACCTTCTGGTGACACCAGATGAAGGTGGTGGTATGGGATTGGTTGTGCTGTTGAGAAGCGTTGGATCCCTTGGGAACAACGCTGGATCTATAAAAGTGACCTAACACCGGATCACCTCCCTATCCCCCTGGTCCCCGCTGTACTTACCTCCAGTGATCCTGAGCTGTCATGGTTTTCGCAAAGGGGTTCTTCCAGCCCGGGGATTTGAAATCCTTgctcctttctctcctcttcatccagcgcTGCCAGGATGGACCAGATGGATTGTGATTTGTCAGAACCTTCACATGAGAGGTAAGTACAGTGGGGACTGGGTGGGAGGGTGTTTGGTGTTAGGTCAactttacagattttctgtaaaggtgaactaatatTTTAATGTATAGGTCATACAAAGAGGTCGGAGGAGGTGAAGGTCACATTCAATGAGAGCTTGGAGATGAAGGGGTCAATGTATTTTCTGGATAAGGGAGGTGAGGTGTTACATATACCGTAGAGGGGTGAATGATAGTAGATGGGTAGACGTTAAT
Proteins encoded in this window:
- the LOC120910046 gene encoding gastrula zinc finger protein XlCGF57.1-like: MDNQPPLTSPDGSSNGNPPERCPHPLYSTPEGHTTPHCHQGVKQKDIKEEEETLVKGAQKSMKKAERKKKKKSKQEESSLHMDINDLSAQNRNTSEGLTLPPSYTVEDNGLTEPSPEVNPITDNRHQRPHHLDQSIDVSNPEESSDQSQTIPPEIQLETPRNVRSRGPSNSKTSISNEGVHTEERSLSCSVCGKSFTKNKDLLIHQRSHKSERPFSCSECSRSFTEKRYLIRHQKSHKSESPFSCSECGKSFTEKRYLVRHQRRHKGERPFTCGQCGKCFTDKKNLHGHERSHTGERPFSCSVCGKCFALKSNLLRHQRHHTGERPFSCSECGKSFTQKTGLDRHERSHTGERPFSCSTCGKRFAQKGNLLLHERKHTGERPYPCSMCGKSFADKGGLFLHQKNHTGDLPYSCSECGKCFLHKGGLVAHQRIHTGERPFPCPECGKRFSQKGNLTKHLRSHTGERPFPCSECGNSFTVKGDLINHQRSHTGERPYPCSVCGKRFILKKTLLTHQRSHTGERPYSCSVCGKCFIHKVNLVEHHRRHTGERPYSCSECGKSFIQRAGLVIHQKSHTGKRPH